One stretch of Oceanimonas pelagia DNA includes these proteins:
- the rluF gene encoding 23S rRNA pseudouridine(2604) synthase RluF produces the protein MTADNGDTRLNKFISETGICSRREADRLIEQGLVRVNGEVAGMGVRVSDADDITVRGKPLRAKPRAVYLVYNKPIGITCTTDRAIPDNIVDAVNYPARIFPIGRLDKPSCGLILLTNDGDIVNKILRAGNAHEKEYIVSMDKPITDDFVAKMAAGVPILETVTKPCKVRKIGPRTINIILTQGLNRQIRRMAEYLDYRVTSLKRVRIMNIRLGNLKPGEWRYVSEDELQLINRMIAGSSKTEEASVLAQPRAARKGPRKPAAQGQRRPANGERQKPKDSEQKSGTGRHKRREGSEGSKPGGSRIERWKAPSSGRGKKA, from the coding sequence ATGACCGCAGACAATGGCGATACCCGCCTGAACAAATTCATCAGTGAAACCGGCATCTGCTCCCGACGGGAAGCCGACCGGCTGATTGAGCAGGGGCTGGTCAGGGTGAACGGCGAGGTGGCCGGCATGGGCGTGAGGGTCAGCGATGCTGATGACATCACCGTGCGCGGCAAACCGCTGCGCGCCAAACCCAGGGCGGTGTATCTGGTGTACAACAAGCCCATCGGCATCACCTGCACCACCGACCGCGCCATTCCCGACAATATTGTGGATGCGGTCAACTACCCTGCCCGTATCTTTCCCATCGGCCGGCTCGACAAGCCGTCCTGCGGGCTGATTTTGCTCACCAACGACGGCGATATCGTCAACAAGATACTGCGCGCCGGCAATGCCCACGAGAAAGAATATATCGTGTCCATGGACAAGCCCATTACCGATGACTTTGTCGCCAAAATGGCGGCGGGCGTGCCCATTCTCGAGACCGTGACCAAGCCCTGCAAGGTGCGCAAAATCGGCCCCAGAACCATTAATATCATTCTGACCCAGGGACTGAACCGGCAGATTCGGCGCATGGCCGAGTATCTCGACTACCGGGTGACCAGTCTGAAGCGGGTTCGCATCATGAACATTCGGCTCGGCAACCTCAAGCCGGGTGAATGGCGCTATGTCAGCGAGGACGAGCTTCAGCTGATTAACCGCATGATCGCCGGCTCCAGCAAGACCGAGGAAGCCTCGGTGCTGGCGCAGCCCAGGGCCGCCCGCAAGGGGCCTCGCAAACCTGCCGCTCAGGGTCAGCGCCGGCCGGCCAATGGTGAGCGACAAAAGCCCAAAGACTCAGAGCAGAAGAGCGGCACCGGCCGCCATAAGCGCCGTGAAGGCTCAGAGGGCAGCAAGCCCGGTGGCTCCCGCATTGAGCGCTGGAAGGCACCCTCGTCGGGCCGGGGCAAAAAGGCCTGA